Proteins co-encoded in one Streptococcus parauberis NCFD 2020 genomic window:
- the cls gene encoding cardiolipin synthase has product MEERHINNKTKVKYLLHKSKLGFLRGIFSRVTVIAILIVIQLVFIYQSYAWMEQYRYWLTIVEAIFSMFIVLYLVNSEMDAISRVTWLILIMIAPLLGSLFLVYTKLDWGYRGLKKRINHLVDESSKFMKNDQEILEVLKGKTSTTYHLVQYLQRTSGNFPVYDGTRTTYFPGGEDFFETLKAELLKAEKYIFMEFFIIAEGLMWGEILTILEKKVNEGVEVRVLYDGMTELSTLSLDYSKRLSELGIKAKSFLPISPIISTYYNYRDHRKIVVIDGEVAFTGGINLADEYINEIDRFGHWKDAGLMLEGKAVDSFLVLFLQMWSISEKEIIIEPYLIEHTKHIPSDGYIIPYGDSPLDTDKIGENVYIDILNHAREYVYIMTPYLILDSEMEHALRFAAERGVDVRIIMPGNPDKKIPYALAKTYYKALMSSGVIIYEYKPGFVHSKIFVSDGMKAVVGTINLDYRSLYHHFECATYLYRVSIISDILKDFQKVQEQSKIVTPEMVNNRPFHQKLVGLLVKTIAPLL; this is encoded by the coding sequence ATGGAGGAAAGGCACATTAATAATAAAACAAAAGTAAAGTATCTGCTCCATAAGAGTAAATTAGGATTTTTGCGAGGAATCTTCAGTCGGGTGACAGTTATTGCTATTCTGATTGTCATCCAATTAGTTTTTATTTATCAGTCCTATGCCTGGATGGAGCAATATCGTTATTGGTTAACAATTGTTGAAGCCATTTTTTCAATGTTTATTGTTCTATATCTAGTAAATAGTGAAATGGATGCTATTTCTCGGGTTACATGGCTAATATTAATTATGATTGCACCCTTATTAGGGTCCTTGTTTCTAGTTTATACAAAACTAGACTGGGGTTATCGAGGCTTAAAAAAACGAATTAATCACTTAGTCGATGAGAGTAGTAAGTTTATGAAAAATGATCAAGAGATTTTAGAAGTCTTAAAAGGAAAGACTTCAACTACCTATCATTTAGTCCAATATTTACAAAGAACAAGTGGCAATTTCCCAGTTTATGATGGGACGCGGACAACCTACTTTCCAGGTGGCGAAGATTTTTTTGAAACCTTGAAAGCTGAGCTATTAAAGGCAGAAAAATATATCTTTATGGAATTTTTTATTATTGCAGAAGGTCTTATGTGGGGTGAAATTTTAACAATTTTAGAGAAAAAAGTTAATGAAGGCGTCGAGGTTAGAGTATTATATGATGGAATGACTGAGCTTTCGACTTTGTCACTGGATTATTCAAAACGTTTAAGTGAACTGGGAATCAAAGCAAAATCATTCCTACCAATTTCCCCAATTATTTCGACCTATTACAATTACCGTGATCATCGGAAAATTGTTGTTATTGATGGGGAAGTAGCATTTACTGGTGGTATTAACCTAGCTGATGAATATATAAATGAGATTGATCGCTTTGGTCATTGGAAAGATGCTGGTTTGATGCTTGAAGGGAAAGCTGTTGACAGTTTCTTAGTTCTTTTTCTACAAATGTGGTCAATTTCTGAAAAAGAAATTATCATTGAACCCTATTTAATAGAACATACAAAACACATTCCGTCTGATGGTTACATTATCCCCTATGGTGATTCACCATTAGATACAGATAAAATTGGCGAGAATGTTTATATCGATATTCTTAACCATGCCAGAGAGTATGTATATATAATGACACCATACCTTATCTTGGATAGTGAGATGGAGCATGCTTTACGTTTTGCGGCCGAACGTGGTGTTGATGTCAGAATAATTATGCCCGGTAACCCAGATAAAAAAATTCCTTATGCCCTAGCAAAAACTTACTATAAAGCTTTAATGTCATCTGGTGTAATCATTTATGAGTATAAACCTGGCTTTGTTCATTCGAAAATCTTTGTCAGTGATGGCATGAAAGCAGTAGTGGGCACTATTAATCTTGACTACAGAAGTCTTTATCATCATTTCGAGTGTGCAACATATTTATATCGTGTATCGATTATTTCCGATATCTTAAAAGACTTTCAAAAAGTACAAGAACAATCCAAAATAGTTACACCTGAAATGGTTAATAATCGTCCATTCCATCAAAAACTTGTTGGTCTGTTGGTAAAAACAATTGCACCCCTCTTGTAA
- a CDS encoding DUF1905 domain-containing protein, with protein sequence MKTYTYQSTIYAVPGKGGAYTIFPYNIREEFNKGRVKVHVTFDGYDYDGSIVNMGIKDEFDQVVYIIGIRKDIQKAINKTIGDTVEITLRERD encoded by the coding sequence ATGAAAACATATACTTATCAATCAACTATCTATGCAGTTCCTGGAAAAGGAGGAGCTTATACTATTTTTCCGTATAATATTAGAGAAGAATTCAATAAAGGACGTGTTAAAGTCCATGTTACATTTGATGGCTATGATTATGATGGGTCAATTGTTAACATGGGAATAAAGGATGAATTCGATCAAGTTGTCTATATTATTGGAATCAGAAAAGATATTCAAAAGGCAATCAATAAAACAATTGGTGATACTGTTGAAATAACTCTTAGAGAAAGAGATTAA
- a CDS encoding formate--tetrahydrofolate ligase — translation MKSDIEIAQSITLKPITEIVEKVGITYDDIELYGKYKAKLSFDKIQSLENNKVGKLILVTAINPTPAGEGKSTMSIGLADALNKIGKKTMIALREPSLGPVMGIKGGAAGGGFAQVLPMEDINLHFTGDMHAITTANNALSALIDNHLQQGNELEIDQRRIIWKRVLDLNDRALRQVIVGLGSPLNGVPREDGFDITVASEIMAILCLSTDLADLKERLANIVIAYNKNRQPVYVRDLKVEGALTLILKDAIKPNLVQTIYGTPALVHGGPFANIAHGCNSVLATSTALRLADYTVTEAGFGADLGAEKFLDIKVPNLPTTPDAVVIVATLRALKMHGGVAKADLNNENVQAVRDGFANLKKHVENIRKYNVPAVVAINEFVADTEAEIAALKELCKQIDVPVELASVWADGADGGVELAQTLVEVIEKGQANYRRLYQSEDAIQEKIKKIVTEIYGGRSVQYSGKALNQLKQFSEFGWDKLPVCMAKTQYSFSDNPNLLGAPSDFDITIREFVPKTGAGFIVALTGDVMTMPGLPKAPAALNMDVLDDGTAIGLF, via the coding sequence GTGAAATCAGATATAGAAATTGCTCAAAGCATAACACTCAAACCTATTACAGAAATTGTAGAAAAAGTTGGGATTACCTATGATGATATTGAATTATATGGTAAATACAAAGCAAAATTATCCTTTGATAAAATTCAATCATTAGAAAACAATAAAGTTGGCAAACTAATATTAGTTACTGCCATTAATCCTACACCAGCGGGTGAAGGAAAATCAACAATGAGTATTGGCTTAGCAGACGCTCTCAATAAAATTGGTAAGAAAACAATGATTGCCTTACGTGAACCTTCTTTAGGACCTGTTATGGGAATAAAAGGTGGAGCTGCTGGTGGCGGTTTTGCACAGGTTTTACCAATGGAAGACATTAATCTTCATTTTACAGGAGATATGCATGCCATTACTACAGCGAATAATGCCTTATCAGCCTTAATTGATAATCATTTACAACAAGGAAATGAACTTGAGATTGATCAACGCCGTATCATTTGGAAACGCGTTTTGGATTTGAACGACCGTGCACTTCGTCAGGTTATTGTTGGTCTAGGAAGTCCGCTTAATGGTGTACCAAGAGAAGACGGTTTTGATATAACCGTAGCTTCTGAAATCATGGCCATTTTGTGTCTTTCAACTGATTTAGCTGATTTAAAAGAAAGATTAGCAAATATTGTTATTGCCTACAATAAAAACCGTCAGCCTGTGTATGTTAGAGATTTAAAAGTTGAGGGTGCTTTAACATTAATTCTTAAGGATGCTATTAAACCAAATTTAGTTCAGACTATCTATGGAACCCCTGCACTGGTTCACGGTGGACCTTTTGCTAACATTGCTCACGGCTGTAATTCAGTACTTGCAACAAGTACTGCGTTACGCTTAGCTGATTATACAGTTACAGAGGCTGGATTTGGAGCAGATTTAGGGGCTGAAAAATTCCTCGATATCAAGGTGCCTAATTTACCAACAACTCCTGATGCAGTTGTGATAGTTGCTACTTTACGTGCACTCAAGATGCATGGTGGTGTGGCTAAAGCTGATTTAAATAATGAAAATGTTCAAGCTGTCCGTGATGGCTTTGCCAATCTAAAAAAACACGTGGAAAACATCAGAAAATATAATGTACCAGCTGTTGTTGCCATTAATGAGTTTGTAGCTGATACAGAGGCTGAAATTGCAGCACTTAAAGAATTGTGCAAACAAATTGATGTCCCTGTTGAGTTAGCAAGTGTTTGGGCCGATGGTGCTGATGGCGGTGTCGAATTGGCACAGACTTTAGTAGAAGTTATTGAAAAAGGTCAAGCAAATTACCGTCGCCTTTATCAATCAGAAGATGCTATCCAAGAGAAAATTAAAAAAATCGTTACCGAAATTTATGGTGGTCGCTCAGTTCAATACTCTGGTAAAGCCTTAAATCAATTAAAGCAGTTTAGTGAATTTGGTTGGGATAAATTACCAGTTTGTATGGCCAAAACACAATACAGTTTTTCAGATAATCCAAATCTTTTAGGTGCACCAAGTGATTTTGACATCACAATTCGTGAATTTGTTCCAAAAACTGGTGCTGGTTTTATAGTTGCTTTAACTGGTGATGTAATGACTATGCCTGGTTTACCAAAAGCTCCTGCTGCCTTAAATATGGATGTATTAGACGACGGAACTGCTATTGGTTTATTCTAA
- a CDS encoding phosphopantothenate--cysteine ligase, whose translation MKILITSGGTTEKIDSVRGITNHSSGQTGKEIAQLFLDHGDQVTLVTTNATIKPDPHTNLTTYIISNVDSLLMTLEPLVKENDCLIHAMAVSDYTPVYMTDMDELLATSNPLTLLEKENKESKISSKSDYQVLFLKKTPKVISMVKDWNPTIQLIGFKLLVNVSEEELINVARDSLRNNKAAAIIANDLSGINKDEHPALLVSAENVQKLESNQEIAQAIFERVSAYDN comes from the coding sequence ATGAAAATATTAATTACATCTGGTGGAACTACTGAAAAGATTGATTCTGTTAGAGGGATTACAAATCATTCAAGTGGTCAAACAGGAAAAGAAATCGCTCAATTATTTTTAGACCATGGTGACCAAGTAACTCTTGTTACAACTAATGCTACTATTAAGCCAGATCCACATACTAATTTAACTACTTATATCATTAGTAATGTTGATAGCTTATTGATGACCTTAGAACCTTTAGTTAAAGAAAATGACTGTCTTATTCATGCCATGGCAGTTTCTGATTATACCCCAGTCTATATGACAGACATGGATGAATTGCTAGCTACAAGTAACCCCCTGACCTTACTTGAAAAAGAAAATAAAGAAAGTAAGATTTCTTCAAAATCAGACTACCAAGTTCTTTTTCTTAAAAAAACGCCCAAAGTCATTTCAATGGTTAAGGATTGGAATCCAACTATTCAATTAATTGGTTTCAAATTACTTGTTAACGTATCTGAGGAGGAATTGATTAATGTAGCCAGAGACAGTTTACGAAACAATAAAGCCGCTGCAATTATTGCTAATGACTTAAGTGGTATTAACAAAGACGAGCATCCGGCATTATTAGTTTCCGCTGAAAATGTTCAAAAGTTAGAATCGAATCAAGAAATTGCTCAAGCTATTTTTGAAAGGGTGAGCGCATATGATAACTAA
- the coaC gene encoding phosphopantothenoylcysteine decarboxylase, whose product MITKITLAVSGSISAYKAADLTSRLVKEGYHVTVLMTKAAQAFITPLTLQVLSKNTVHLDIMDEDDVSKINHIDLAKNTDLFIVAPASANTIAHLSYGFADSIVTGVALALPEETKKMIAPAMNTKMYTNPITQENLKRLASVGFYEIKPKSSLLACGDIGTGALADIETIVSEILNLSEIK is encoded by the coding sequence ATGATAACTAAAATTACTCTTGCAGTTTCCGGTAGCATTTCAGCCTATAAAGCTGCTGATTTAACGAGTCGTCTTGTTAAAGAGGGCTATCACGTAACTGTATTAATGACTAAAGCTGCCCAAGCTTTCATCACTCCACTCACATTACAAGTCCTTTCAAAAAACACAGTCCATTTGGATATCATGGATGAAGATGATGTTTCCAAAATTAATCACATTGACCTGGCCAAAAATACCGATTTGTTCATTGTCGCACCTGCTAGTGCCAATACGATTGCTCATCTTTCATATGGCTTTGCAGACAGCATAGTGACAGGTGTCGCCTTGGCTTTGCCTGAGGAGACAAAAAAAATGATAGCGCCAGCAATGAATACAAAAATGTACACAAACCCAATTACCCAAGAAAATTTAAAACGCTTGGCCTCAGTTGGTTTTTATGAAATCAAACCGAAATCGAGTTTACTAGCCTGTGGAGACATTGGAACTGGTGCCTTAGCTGATATCGAGACTATCGTATCGGAAATTCTTAACTTATCTGAAATTAAATAA
- a CDS encoding ECF transporter S component codes for MNRSKASTIATISIFFAIMLLIHFISSMVFNIWPVPIKPTLVHIPVIVASIVYGPKIGSILGGLMGIISIITNTIVLLPTSYLFSPFVTNGNFYSIIIALVPRILIGVFPYFIYKMMQNKAGLILSGIIGSLTNTVFVLSGIFVFFATVFNGNIKALLTTIVSTNAIAEMVISALVVFAIVPTLTKLKK; via the coding sequence ATGAACCGTTCTAAAGCATCAACGATTGCTACTATTTCAATCTTTTTTGCCATTATGCTACTGATTCACTTTATCAGTTCAATGGTTTTTAATATCTGGCCGGTCCCAATTAAACCGACACTTGTTCACATCCCAGTAATTGTAGCATCAATTGTTTATGGTCCTAAAATCGGTTCCATTCTAGGTGGATTAATGGGTATTATAAGTATTATTACCAATACCATTGTCCTTTTACCAACCAGCTACCTTTTCTCTCCATTTGTCACTAATGGTAACTTTTACTCTATTATTATTGCTTTAGTTCCAAGAATTCTAATTGGTGTCTTCCCATACTTTATCTATAAAATGATGCAAAATAAGGCAGGGCTCATTCTATCAGGAATAATTGGATCTTTAACTAATACAGTTTTTGTCCTTAGCGGAATTTTTGTTTTTTTTGCTACTGTATTTAACGGAAATATTAAAGCCTTGTTAACTACAATTGTTTCAACAAATGCAATTGCTGAAATGGTAATTTCTGCCCTTGTTGTCTTTGCAATAGTCCCAACTTTAACAAAATTGAAAAAATAA